In Fibrobacter sp. UWR2, the following are encoded in one genomic region:
- a CDS encoding nucleotide sugar dehydrogenase — protein MASISVFGLGYVGCVGIACLAKLGHKVVGCDVDFNKVSRVAMGLPTIVERDIDEVMMEGFKAGLISATSSAEEAVLKSEISFLCVGTPNASDGRLDTSFLMSAVKSIANAIRSKSTFHIVVIRSTVPPGTNAAVSELIEKVSGKRDGINFTVVSNPEFLREGMAVSDFLNPPITVIGSRNRRALNKLKEMYSGLGSEVVEVDPKVAEIIKFVNNSYHALKVAFGNEIGAICKKLDIDSHQVMDLFCKDTQLNISPYYFKPGFAYGGSCLPKDLRGLNFLAESNQVEAPILGSIENSNNLHIHRVLERVQQIGVRSVGIVGLTFKAGTDDLRNSAAIRLAEAVLGKGCTLRIYDRYLNIAREKETNLNELNKRIPHLLPLLDKDVESVVSKTSLVIVTVKNPEIPDLIRKYPEIHFLDLVRMKDSAVETLPNYEGFCW, from the coding sequence ATGGCTTCTATCAGTGTGTTTGGTTTGGGATATGTTGGATGCGTGGGCATCGCGTGCCTTGCAAAACTTGGGCATAAGGTTGTCGGCTGCGATGTGGATTTCAACAAGGTCTCCCGTGTTGCTATGGGACTTCCGACCATCGTCGAGCGCGATATCGACGAAGTGATGATGGAAGGCTTCAAGGCGGGGCTCATCTCGGCGACGTCTTCTGCTGAAGAGGCTGTGCTCAAGTCTGAAATATCGTTCCTGTGCGTCGGTACCCCGAATGCATCTGATGGTAGGCTTGATACCTCGTTTCTCATGTCGGCGGTGAAGTCTATTGCCAACGCAATACGCTCCAAGTCTACGTTCCACATCGTGGTTATCCGTAGCACGGTGCCTCCTGGAACGAACGCCGCTGTTTCTGAACTCATTGAAAAGGTCTCCGGCAAGCGCGACGGCATTAACTTTACGGTGGTCTCGAACCCGGAATTTTTGCGTGAGGGGATGGCCGTTTCCGACTTCTTGAATCCGCCGATTACGGTTATCGGAAGCAGGAACCGCAGGGCCCTCAACAAGCTCAAGGAAATGTATTCGGGACTCGGCAGCGAGGTCGTGGAAGTCGACCCGAAGGTCGCCGAAATTATCAAGTTTGTCAACAATTCCTATCATGCGTTGAAGGTTGCCTTCGGTAACGAGATTGGCGCTATCTGCAAGAAACTCGATATCGACAGCCACCAAGTGATGGACCTGTTCTGCAAGGATACGCAGTTGAATATTTCCCCGTACTACTTTAAGCCCGGGTTTGCCTATGGTGGCTCGTGCCTCCCGAAGGATTTGCGCGGGCTCAACTTCCTTGCGGAATCGAACCAGGTGGAAGCTCCGATTCTCGGCTCCATCGAGAACAGCAATAACCTCCATATCCACCGCGTACTCGAGCGCGTACAGCAGATTGGCGTACGTTCGGTGGGTATTGTCGGCTTGACCTTTAAGGCGGGTACCGACGACCTCCGCAATTCTGCGGCTATTCGCCTTGCTGAAGCGGTTCTTGGCAAGGGTTGTACCCTCCGCATTTACGACCGCTACCTGAATATCGCGCGCGAGAAGGAAACGAACCTGAACGAACTCAACAAGCGCATCCCGCACTTGCTTCCGTTGCTGGACAAGGATGTGGAAAGCGTCGTGAGCAAGACTTCTCTTGTTATCGTGACTGTCAAGAATCCCGAAATACCTGATTTGATCCGCAAGTATCCGGAAATACACTTCTTGGATCTTGTGCGCATGAAGGACTCTGCGGTAGAAACGCTGCCGAACTATGAAGGATTCTGCTGGTAA
- a CDS encoding glycosyltransferase family 4 protein has translation MKDSAGNNVMELAGKKVCIVVENLPVPFDRRVWQESLALKEAGAEVTVICPKTKNYPLEYEELDGIKIYRHPLPEANRSIEYIKEYLGALYHETRLLFKVFRKQGVQDVIHACNPPDLIFIAAAPFFFFTRCKFLFDHHDINPELWIAKFGKKGLGYRAMLLVERLTYHFAKHAIVTNESYKEIAMRRGRKCEEDVTIVRSGPNISKLKVGPAKPEVKKGFKYLVGYIGVMGKQEGIDLLLQSVDYLVHKKNRTDIRFCIMGGGPALDELRQMNEQMKLTDYVEFPGRVSDEFLADVLNTADVCVNPDLPSEMNDKSTMNKIMEYMAFGKPIVQFTLKEGQFSAQEASLYAKNTDTDDFAEKILWLLENPEKAAEMGRFGRERVVNELSWDYEKPKLIGAYKKLLKL, from the coding sequence ATGAAGGATTCTGCTGGTAATAACGTCATGGAACTCGCTGGTAAAAAAGTCTGCATTGTAGTCGAAAATCTTCCTGTACCTTTTGACCGCCGCGTATGGCAGGAGTCGCTTGCCTTGAAGGAGGCAGGAGCCGAGGTTACAGTCATCTGCCCGAAAACGAAGAACTATCCGCTGGAATACGAGGAACTGGATGGAATAAAGATTTATCGACATCCGCTCCCCGAGGCGAACCGTTCCATCGAATACATCAAGGAATACCTCGGTGCGCTTTATCATGAGACGCGCCTGTTGTTCAAGGTGTTCCGCAAGCAGGGCGTGCAGGATGTAATTCATGCCTGTAATCCGCCTGACCTGATTTTCATTGCGGCGGCGCCGTTCTTCTTCTTTACTCGTTGCAAGTTCCTGTTCGATCATCACGATATCAATCCCGAACTCTGGATTGCGAAATTCGGCAAGAAGGGCCTTGGCTACCGTGCGATGCTTTTGGTGGAGCGCCTGACGTACCACTTTGCGAAGCATGCGATTGTGACAAACGAATCGTACAAGGAAATCGCGATGCGTCGAGGGCGTAAGTGCGAAGAGGATGTGACGATTGTGCGCAGCGGGCCGAATATTTCCAAACTCAAGGTGGGCCCGGCTAAACCCGAAGTCAAGAAGGGGTTCAAGTACCTCGTCGGTTACATTGGTGTAATGGGCAAGCAGGAGGGTATCGATCTTCTGCTGCAGTCGGTCGATTACCTTGTGCATAAGAAGAACCGTACCGATATCCGTTTCTGCATTATGGGTGGTGGCCCTGCTCTCGATGAACTGCGCCAGATGAACGAGCAGATGAAACTTACGGATTACGTGGAATTCCCGGGTCGCGTTTCGGATGAGTTCCTGGCCGATGTCTTGAATACTGCCGATGTCTGCGTGAACCCCGACCTGCCTTCTGAGATGAACGACAAGTCCACCATGAACAAGATTATGGAGTACATGGCGTTCGGAAAGCCCATCGTGCAGTTTACGCTCAAGGAAGGGCAATTCTCCGCGCAGGAGGCTTCGCTCTATGCGAAGAATACCGACACGGATGACTTTGCAGAAAAGATCCTCTGGTTGCTCGAAAATCCGGAAAAGGCTGCCGAAATGGGCCGCTTCGGTCGCGAACGCGTGGTGAACGAACTCAGTTGGGATTACGAGAAGCCGAAACTAATCGGTGCGTACAAGAAACTGCTGAAACTCTGA
- a CDS encoding CotH kinase family protein yields MATGFGSVFSSCSNFEDMPSIANSSTKFDDELAIDPVDITASTTQPIPTAGVIPDSRSPKLFIQCENPNSSDFTPAFFLFFDAVEHYSYFSPTPDRTEPGYIRIRGNSTAKAPKKPYNIKFNQKIDFFGMGKAKKWVLLSNPFDPTLIRNKLIFDLASNLSFEYSPKSYFLDVWFNDEYVGNYQLAEKIEFGKNRIPYDINKGDFLFEYVEKRKKKDVTYTLSPLDSFRLAMAEPESPTEAQLESLKKELYNIETAISTKDIREYMKFVDLRSMIDHYWIEEFVNDPDMHTGSRYFSIHNGILRAGPVWDYDLSMGNTKSSSRSSTTGIHARAIWWKDLFQDSVFEKIACERFLQIEPLFENLVSDNELGKNKLDSILEFFGESFQRNYSDSGWAYCGAPAGAGNSKRTLTCPYNPIPQPTYDENILFLKDWIIQRHAYLKKTARKKLTELDYIKIDLESILASQDSIFAQK; encoded by the coding sequence TTGGCTACCGGATTCGGCAGCGTTTTCAGCAGTTGCAGCAATTTCGAAGACATGCCCTCCATCGCGAACTCCTCCACAAAGTTCGACGACGAGCTAGCAATCGACCCCGTAGACATCACTGCAAGTACAACCCAGCCCATCCCCACTGCAGGCGTGATCCCAGACTCGCGTTCACCGAAACTCTTCATCCAATGCGAGAATCCCAACTCGTCGGATTTCACCCCTGCGTTCTTCCTATTCTTTGATGCCGTAGAGCACTACTCCTACTTTTCGCCGACTCCGGATCGTACAGAACCCGGCTATATCCGCATCCGGGGAAACTCAACCGCAAAAGCCCCGAAGAAACCGTACAATATAAAATTCAACCAGAAAATCGATTTCTTCGGCATGGGAAAAGCCAAGAAATGGGTCCTCCTCTCCAATCCCTTCGACCCGACCCTAATCCGGAACAAACTGATTTTCGACCTCGCAAGCAACCTATCTTTTGAATACTCCCCCAAATCGTATTTTCTAGATGTCTGGTTCAACGACGAATACGTCGGCAATTATCAACTTGCAGAAAAAATCGAGTTTGGCAAGAACCGCATTCCCTACGATATCAACAAAGGGGATTTCCTTTTCGAATACGTCGAAAAACGCAAAAAGAAGGACGTTACCTACACCCTATCCCCGCTCGATTCCTTCCGGCTTGCCATGGCAGAACCCGAGTCCCCTACAGAAGCCCAGCTGGAGTCTCTAAAAAAGGAGCTCTACAATATTGAAACCGCGATTTCGACCAAGGATATCAGGGAGTATATGAAATTCGTCGACCTGCGTTCCATGATAGACCACTACTGGATCGAGGAATTCGTCAACGACCCCGACATGCATACCGGTTCAAGATACTTTTCCATCCATAACGGCATACTGAGAGCCGGCCCCGTATGGGATTACGACCTCTCCATGGGCAATACAAAATCATCCTCCCGTTCATCCACCACTGGGATACATGCAAGAGCCATATGGTGGAAGGATTTATTCCAGGATTCCGTCTTCGAAAAAATCGCCTGCGAGCGGTTCCTGCAAATCGAGCCCCTCTTCGAGAATCTTGTCAGTGACAACGAACTCGGCAAGAACAAGCTCGATTCTATCCTAGAATTTTTCGGAGAATCCTTCCAACGGAACTACTCTGACTCCGGCTGGGCATACTGCGGCGCTCCCGCTGGCGCGGGCAATTCCAAGCGTACGCTCACCTGCCCATACAACCCCATTCCGCAACCGACCTACGACGAAAACATCCTTTTCTTGAAGGACTGGATTATACAGAGGCATGCATACCTCAAAAAGACAGCTCGAAAGAAATTAACCGAACTTGATTACATCAAAATAGACCTGGAAAGCATTCTTGCCTCCCAAGATTCCATTTTCGCCCAGAAATAG
- a CDS encoding alginate lyase family protein gives MALSWYLKRLRTFSAGEIFYRIRQRIRTHVLDWIKLDDSDYTHEKPDCPIVLDSNAHCFYPIFESSVDIFKDIDWHLDVSTERRFPRTFSHAIDIRSDKYGSAKHVWEVNRMQFLLHIAWLFKTTGQQKYLVLFCHHLGMWKDANPYLVGVNWYSNIEVNLRLICWFFCWDLLDIDGLRKENPIVDSFVAEIWNYLIRDHACFSYKHPSFYSSANNHLIAEYAGLFIAACKWNIPHRNSRLKYAQKGLEREILKQNTSEGVNREEAAEYIQFIDDFFLIAAVVGDATGHPFSATYKDRLHAMARYMDAMLDMNCNYPMYGDGDDGFVLRPDAGGHFNNFKSLLVSFATYFGDSSFKRENLAWDEKNEILFGKEGREKFDALPVAPISSLDGNRFFAESGHFIFRKAEQADAGAVARETYMHFDAAPLGYLSIAAHGHADALSFILHVDGSPVLVDPGTFTYHTHKDLRRYFVSTLAHNTVCVNGKNQAEQAGPTMWLKHYKVNVVSNDEMLGFAEATHNGYESEGVSHKRRVEFNRDTEEFIIADTLRCERKVSLEIPFHLHPSATVKLNGSTAEISVPGSRHVVMEFDNKLSYEIREDGWYSEHFGEKVPAKYLYAKIDREGSVEFVTKIRIL, from the coding sequence ATGGCGCTATCCTGGTATTTAAAAAGATTACGTACCTTTTCTGCAGGGGAAATATTCTACCGCATTCGTCAACGGATCCGTACGCATGTGCTGGACTGGATAAAGCTTGACGATAGCGACTATACGCACGAGAAACCGGACTGCCCGATTGTTCTGGACTCGAACGCCCACTGCTTCTATCCGATTTTCGAATCCAGCGTGGATATCTTCAAGGATATTGACTGGCATCTGGATGTATCGACGGAACGGCGCTTCCCTAGGACTTTTTCGCATGCGATTGATATCCGGAGCGATAAGTATGGCAGTGCAAAGCATGTGTGGGAAGTGAATCGCATGCAGTTCCTGCTGCATATTGCCTGGCTCTTCAAGACGACTGGCCAGCAAAAGTACCTGGTGCTTTTCTGCCATCACCTTGGAATGTGGAAGGATGCAAATCCCTACCTGGTCGGTGTCAACTGGTATAGCAATATCGAAGTGAACCTGCGCCTAATCTGCTGGTTTTTCTGCTGGGACCTGCTGGATATAGACGGCCTCCGCAAAGAGAATCCGATTGTCGATAGCTTTGTTGCTGAAATTTGGAACTATCTCATTCGAGACCATGCCTGTTTCTCGTACAAGCATCCGTCGTTCTACTCGTCGGCGAATAACCACTTGATTGCTGAATATGCAGGCCTGTTCATTGCTGCATGCAAGTGGAACATCCCTCACCGGAACTCGCGCCTGAAGTATGCCCAAAAAGGGCTCGAACGTGAAATCCTGAAACAGAATACGTCCGAAGGGGTAAACCGCGAAGAGGCCGCGGAATATATCCAGTTTATTGATGACTTCTTCTTGATAGCAGCAGTTGTGGGCGATGCTACGGGGCATCCGTTCTCTGCAACGTACAAGGACCGCCTCCATGCGATGGCGCGCTATATGGATGCCATGCTGGACATGAACTGCAATTACCCGATGTATGGCGACGGTGACGACGGATTCGTGTTACGCCCTGATGCGGGCGGGCATTTCAATAATTTCAAGTCGTTGCTTGTTTCCTTCGCGACATACTTCGGCGATTCCTCGTTCAAGCGCGAAAACCTTGCCTGGGATGAAAAAAATGAAATTTTGTTCGGGAAGGAAGGCCGCGAGAAGTTTGATGCTTTGCCCGTAGCGCCGATTTCCTCACTAGACGGCAATCGCTTCTTCGCTGAAAGCGGGCATTTTATTTTCCGCAAGGCAGAGCAGGCTGATGCCGGTGCTGTGGCCCGAGAGACGTATATGCATTTCGATGCGGCTCCGCTGGGTTACCTGAGTATCGCCGCGCATGGGCATGCGGACGCACTTTCGTTCATATTGCATGTAGATGGTTCCCCAGTTCTTGTTGACCCGGGAACGTTTACTTACCATACGCATAAGGATTTACGTCGTTATTTTGTTAGCACCCTTGCTCACAATACGGTATGCGTGAATGGCAAGAATCAGGCGGAGCAGGCTGGCCCGACGATGTGGCTCAAGCATTATAAGGTGAATGTTGTTTCGAACGATGAGATGCTGGGGTTTGCCGAGGCAACGCACAACGGGTATGAATCCGAAGGCGTGTCGCATAAACGTCGTGTGGAATTTAACCGTGATACTGAAGAATTCATCATTGCCGATACTCTGCGATGCGAACGGAAGGTTTCTCTTGAAATACCGTTCCATTTGCATCCGTCGGCCACAGTGAAGCTGAATGGTTCCACTGCTGAAATATCTGTGCCGGGGAGCCGCCATGTGGTAATGGAATTCGACAATAAGCTCTCTTACGAGATACGTGAAGATGGCTGGTATTCAGAGCACTTTGGCGAGAAGGTTCCGGCAAAGTACTTGTACGCGAAAATAGACCGTGAAGGTAGTGTTGAATTCGTAACGAAAATCAGGATTCTGTAA
- a CDS encoding O-antigen ligase: MAAFLITRHSSIDDIMKGLYSITVVICIFGILEILLQGNYPYTYICRAFPIYSGYHSLDSIVTCIRDYRIRAMLTTAHPTAYGTLLCCLFMLFVSLWNKPNWEKKNLAILYTLLTLNLFLSGSRTGMVCAAIGAFLIFLQKRSIMLKIACIGICFFISAAYINMAIDEFSKESQGSSLSMRQQQLLFTFFQIQQSPIFGNGVGYTKNVFDYDDEGRPINDADIGGLESIVFKTLIDYGAIGLFAYYLYSIGLFFIFFRRRKNSWAASIGYELVFCSTLFFTLSGHIGNNTAFVFLIEGLLMGHIYKEHSLEGIEDAQQVEKITES, from the coding sequence TTGGCTGCATTCCTAATAACGAGGCACTCCAGTATCGACGACATCATGAAAGGGCTTTATTCCATCACGGTCGTCATCTGTATTTTCGGCATCCTAGAAATCTTATTACAGGGAAACTACCCCTACACCTACATCTGCCGGGCGTTCCCCATCTATAGCGGATACCACTCACTCGATTCCATCGTCACCTGCATCAGGGACTACCGAATCCGCGCAATGCTTACTACGGCACACCCAACAGCCTACGGTACGTTGCTATGCTGCCTGTTCATGCTTTTTGTATCCCTATGGAACAAGCCCAACTGGGAAAAGAAGAATCTCGCCATTCTCTATACTCTGCTAACCCTTAATCTGTTCCTGAGCGGTTCTAGAACAGGCATGGTTTGTGCGGCAATAGGCGCCTTCCTGATTTTCCTCCAAAAGCGATCCATCATGCTGAAAATTGCATGCATCGGCATCTGCTTTTTCATAAGCGCAGCCTATATCAACATGGCCATCGACGAATTTTCTAAAGAAAGCCAGGGAAGTTCTCTTTCGATGCGCCAGCAGCAACTTCTTTTCACATTTTTCCAGATACAGCAAAGTCCCATATTTGGGAATGGCGTCGGCTACACAAAGAATGTCTTTGACTACGATGATGAAGGTAGGCCCATAAACGATGCAGATATCGGAGGTCTGGAATCCATCGTCTTTAAAACTCTCATCGACTACGGAGCTATCGGGCTTTTCGCCTACTACCTCTACAGCATAGGCCTTTTCTTTATTTTCTTTAGGCGTCGGAAGAACTCATGGGCGGCATCGATTGGATACGAGCTGGTTTTCTGCAGCACGCTATTCTTTACACTGTCCGGCCACATTGGGAACAACACTGCGTTCGTATTCCTGATTGAAGGCCTTCTCATGGGACACATCTATAAGGAACATTCCCTAGAGGGAATTGAAGACGCACAGCAGGTAGAGAAAATTACAGAATCCTGA
- the glf gene encoding UDP-galactopyranose mutase — MEKKYDFLIVGSGLFGATFAYRARKAGKRCLVIDKRSHLGGNVYCENTEGINVHKYGAHIFHTSNKAVWDFVNSIVEFNRYTNSPVANYKGKLYNLPFNMNTFYQMWGVKTPEEARAKIEEQKADAVASLNGREPANLEEQALTLVGRDIFEKLIKGYTEKQWGRKCEDLPAFIIKRLPVRLAFDNNYFNDRYQGIPIGGYNKLIDGLLEGIETRVNVDFFDDRAHWESVADKIVFTGKLDEFYGYRFGKLEYRTVRFENETLDMPNYQGNAVVNYTEREIPYTRIIEHKHFEMFGQTVYDCPKTVVSREYSTEWTEGMEPYYPVNDSRNNELAGKYRALAAQEPSVIFGGRLAEYKYYDMAPIIERVLNLEI; from the coding sequence ATGGAAAAGAAGTACGATTTTTTAATTGTTGGCTCGGGCCTTTTTGGTGCGACGTTCGCCTATCGGGCCAGGAAGGCGGGGAAACGCTGCCTGGTTATCGATAAGCGTTCGCATCTCGGCGGGAATGTCTATTGCGAAAATACGGAAGGCATCAATGTCCACAAGTACGGTGCGCATATTTTCCATACGTCCAACAAGGCCGTGTGGGATTTCGTGAATTCGATTGTCGAGTTCAACCGCTACACCAATAGCCCTGTGGCCAACTACAAGGGCAAACTCTATAACTTGCCTTTCAACATGAACACGTTCTACCAGATGTGGGGCGTGAAGACTCCGGAAGAGGCGCGCGCGAAAATCGAGGAGCAGAAGGCGGATGCCGTTGCATCGCTGAATGGTCGCGAACCCGCCAACCTGGAAGAACAGGCGCTGACGCTTGTAGGCAGGGATATTTTCGAGAAACTGATCAAGGGCTATACCGAAAAGCAGTGGGGCCGCAAGTGCGAAGACTTGCCCGCCTTCATCATAAAGCGCCTCCCGGTGCGCCTGGCTTTTGACAACAACTACTTCAACGACCGCTACCAGGGCATTCCCATTGGCGGGTACAACAAACTGATTGACGGTCTGCTGGAAGGCATAGAAACTCGGGTGAACGTGGATTTCTTTGACGATCGCGCCCATTGGGAATCCGTTGCCGACAAGATTGTCTTTACGGGAAAGCTCGACGAATTTTACGGATACCGTTTTGGCAAGTTGGAATACCGTACGGTCCGCTTCGAGAACGAGACCCTGGATATGCCTAATTACCAGGGCAATGCCGTGGTGAACTATACCGAGCGAGAAATCCCTTATACCCGCATTATCGAACACAAGCATTTTGAAATGTTTGGGCAGACGGTCTATGATTGCCCCAAGACGGTTGTTTCCAGGGAGTATTCGACGGAATGGACCGAGGGCATGGAGCCGTATTACCCCGTAAATGATTCGCGCAACAACGAACTCGCCGGAAAATACCGTGCCCTTGCTGCGCAGGAGCCTTCGGTCATATTCGGCGGGCGCCTTGCCGAATATAAGTATTACGACATGGCTCCGATTATTGAACGCGTATTGAATTTGGAAATCTAG
- a CDS encoding glycosyltransferase yields MEKLLTIIIPTYNMEKYLNQCLDSLLTEKARGLLDILVVIDGSKDRSSEIAHGYADKYPETVRVIDKENGNYGSCINRGILEGRGKYVKILDADDRYDIAVLDDYLDALAKADVDLFLSDTLQVTEDGDTVKEIRFSMPAGETLNFDDYCKVDELPMHSIAYKLENVRRLGYRQTEGISYTDTEWAFFPMQAVKTCCYFPKPLYRYLIGRAGQTMAPEVYRRGRSQELIITKRMVEFWDALPEEERKYFDQYLVHRLRRIYMQNMVRNEEGDNDFLIEMDKFIESKSPRLYKVLDDCLYGKREKIPFIKEWRKNYKPSLKFRLCVKLHRLMGNQK; encoded by the coding sequence ATGGAAAAATTACTGACGATAATCATCCCTACGTACAACATGGAAAAGTACTTGAACCAGTGCCTGGATTCCCTGTTGACGGAGAAGGCCCGGGGCTTGCTGGATATCCTTGTCGTTATCGATGGAAGCAAGGACCGTTCGTCGGAAATCGCACACGGGTATGCGGACAAGTATCCGGAAACGGTTCGCGTTATCGACAAGGAGAACGGCAATTACGGGTCCTGCATCAATCGCGGGATTCTTGAAGGCCGTGGCAAGTATGTGAAGATCCTGGATGCCGACGACCGCTATGATATTGCTGTTCTGGACGACTACCTTGACGCTCTAGCCAAGGCCGATGTGGACCTGTTCCTGAGCGATACCCTGCAGGTGACCGAAGATGGTGACACCGTGAAGGAAATCCGGTTCTCGATGCCTGCGGGCGAAACGTTGAATTTTGACGATTACTGCAAGGTCGACGAACTGCCCATGCACAGCATTGCCTACAAGTTGGAAAATGTCCGCAGGCTGGGCTACAGGCAGACGGAAGGGATTTCGTATACCGATACGGAATGGGCGTTCTTTCCGATGCAGGCGGTAAAGACCTGCTGCTATTTCCCGAAGCCGCTGTACCGCTACCTGATAGGGCGTGCGGGGCAGACGATGGCTCCGGAGGTCTACAGGCGGGGCCGTAGCCAGGAACTGATTATTACCAAGCGCATGGTGGAATTCTGGGATGCACTCCCCGAAGAAGAGAGAAAGTATTTCGACCAGTATCTGGTGCATCGCTTGCGCCGCATCTACATGCAGAACATGGTGCGGAACGAAGAAGGCGACAACGATTTCCTGATAGAGATGGACAAGTTCATCGAATCGAAATCTCCGCGCCTGTACAAGGTTCTCGACGACTGCCTTTACGGCAAGCGCGAAAAGATTCCGTTTATCAAGGAATGGCGCAAGAATTACAAGCCGTCCTTGAAATTCCGCCTGTGCGTGAAGTTGCATAGGCTCATGGGCAACCAGAAGTAG
- a CDS encoding glycosyltransferase family 4 protein, producing the protein MKVAYISNLPFADADFPLVREMQRQGVDVYFFIYVSVYSHRATLVDIPEVYRKQGIFPATVYEEFKAYEGYMDMSKVFVVNSLHQSDFHPANIRTMLSLVSKIKKLGVDAVNITWPPRRNKMLLYLLRKKLVFTLHDPFPHSAKNNREFEFCRKLAFRWIPKIILLNDAQTEKFCEVYKFPRSRLFHARLGKYDCINYLSEKSSSSQENLVGLPESLRGQKYILFFGLIAPYKGVEFLLQAFGKLQQKHPDIKLLVAGSGRLYFDESLYRGNANVVLMNHYVPLAQLASLLKNALFTVCPYKDATQSGVVQTAFSMGTPIVASDVGNFAKAIENGKSGVIVPPCDVDALTGAMADLVEHPEKLESFRKYIAGEGLERNGWEEVVTQYLNCYEARV; encoded by the coding sequence ATGAAGGTCGCGTACATCAGCAACCTGCCTTTTGCAGATGCGGATTTTCCGCTAGTCCGCGAGATGCAGCGGCAGGGTGTCGATGTATATTTTTTCATATATGTCTCTGTCTATAGCCACCGTGCGACGCTCGTAGATATTCCCGAAGTCTACAGGAAGCAGGGAATTTTCCCCGCGACAGTCTATGAGGAGTTCAAGGCGTACGAAGGCTACATGGACATGTCGAAGGTGTTTGTTGTCAATAGCCTGCACCAGTCCGATTTCCACCCGGCGAACATCCGCACGATGCTGTCGCTGGTGAGCAAGATCAAGAAGCTGGGCGTTGATGCGGTGAACATTACCTGGCCCCCGCGCCGCAACAAGATGCTCCTGTACCTGCTGCGGAAAAAGCTGGTATTCACCCTGCACGACCCGTTCCCGCATTCTGCAAAGAACAACCGCGAGTTTGAATTTTGCCGCAAGCTGGCGTTCCGCTGGATTCCGAAAATCATCCTGCTGAACGATGCGCAGACGGAAAAGTTCTGCGAGGTGTACAAGTTCCCGCGGAGCCGGCTTTTCCATGCACGGCTCGGGAAATACGACTGCATCAACTACCTGTCCGAAAAATCTTCCAGCTCGCAAGAAAATCTGGTTGGGTTGCCGGAATCCCTGCGCGGGCAGAAGTACATCTTGTTTTTCGGCCTGATTGCTCCCTACAAGGGCGTTGAATTCCTGCTGCAGGCCTTCGGTAAACTACAGCAGAAACACCCTGATATCAAGTTGCTGGTTGCGGGCTCGGGCAGACTGTATTTCGATGAATCGCTGTACAGGGGGAATGCGAATGTGGTCCTGATGAACCATTATGTGCCCCTGGCGCAGTTAGCAAGCCTGTTGAAAAACGCGCTGTTTACGGTCTGCCCCTACAAGGATGCCACTCAGAGTGGTGTGGTGCAGACGGCGTTCTCCATGGGGACTCCGATAGTCGCTTCGGATGTAGGTAACTTTGCGAAAGCCATAGAGAACGGAAAGTCTGGTGTGATTGTCCCGCCATGTGATGTCGATGCGCTGACAGGCGCGATGGCGGACCTCGTGGAACATCCGGAAAAACTAGAATCGTTCCGCAAGTATATCGCCGGCGAAGGGCTCGAAAGGAACGGTTGGGAAGAGGTGGTAACGCAGTACCTGAACTGCTACGAGGCCAGAGTATAA